From Anopheles arabiensis isolate DONGOLA chromosome 3, AaraD3, whole genome shotgun sequence, a single genomic window includes:
- the LOC120904295 gene encoding glycosylphosphatidylinositol anchor attachment 1 protein, whose product MGLLTNPSISQKAKYCRKLVRYNTAICLTLYLLGVGFFCALPDANFNSGTYFSENALLPGLVNSELEMETVNLVKSLSGELQRERENYPKGMPYPWLLAKMRRFGLETHTHNFTLNYPFGGGKRFKGENVYGILRAPRIASTEAIVISVPYRPPETVHTDVSAGVPLMLAFADFARRKKYWAKDIIFLVTEQEQLGMQAWLEAYHGGDEGRILDSGLLRARAGSIQAALNLEVQSLDISHINLKIEGLNGQLPNLDLHNLVQKLSSKNGIIAGYKQSSSSPKRSFRYQDKLLNLLSMVFSQASGVPTGNHGLFHKYGIEALTLEAVKRERTQQQQFQEVGSMLRIIEGISRSLNNLLERFHQSFFFYLLVSNDRFVSIGDYMPSLALMAGALLIKAFIHYLSLYYTGDNDETEKSEETDAVETKQKAGNIDIGYFSVGIVLLVAHTIGALVVLLPQSKAVSHYLHEAELSTQFGLFSLFVAVLVVALTLPAFCSLSGINGEALHVAVLLELGTVLLAVGMLNFSLGFSLSVLLVPFIILIRPVASRGAMFLSRLCCLLINPLVVLYCVLLALTWYLFPELALKPMLNKALTATMDALTFSVVDSMIYGNWLFDMVSLIFVPCWVLLWVLLFPKTATNDRQTVGR is encoded by the exons ATGGGTTTGCTAACGAATCCATCCATTTCGCAAAAGGCTAAATATTGCCGCAAGCTGGTCCGCTACAATACGGCCATCTGTCTGACGCTGTATCTGCTGGGCGTTGGCTTTTTCTGCGCCCTGCCGGATGCCAACTTTAACTCTGGCACCTACTTTTCCGAGAATGCGCTACTGCCGGGACTGGTAAACTCCGAGCTGGAGATGGAAACGGTCAATCTGGTCAAATCGCTGTCCGGTGAGTTGCAACGGGAGCGGGAAAACTACCCGAAAGGGATGCCGTACCCGTGGCTGCTGGCAAAGATGCGACGGTTCGGGCTggagacacacacgcacaacttTACGCTCAACTATCCGTTCGGGGGTGGAAAG CGCTTTAAAGGTGAAAACGTGTACGGCATACTGCGCGCCCCGCGCATTGCATCCACAGAAGCGATTGTGATAAGCGTACCCTATCGGCCACCGGAAACCGTCCACACGGACGTATCGGCCGGTGTGCCGTTAATGCTCGCGTTCGCCGATTTTGCCCGCCGCAAGAAGTACTGGGCGAAGGACATTATTTTCCTCGTCaccgagcaggagcagctggGAATGCAGGCCTGGCTGGAGGCGTACCATGGCGGCGACGAGGGGCGAATTCTCGATTCGGGACTCTTGCGTGCTCGGGCCGGTTCCATCCAAGCAGCCCTCAATCTGGAAGTGCAAAGTTTGGACATTAGTCATATAAACTTAAAAATTGAAGGACTCAACGGACAGCTTCCCAATCTGGACCTTCACAATCTGGTGCAGAAACTTTCGTCGAAGAATGGCATAATAGCGGGATACAAACAATCCTCCTCCAGCCCGAAACGATCCTTCCGCTACCAGGACAAGCTGCTCAACCTGCTGTCGATGGTGTTTTCGCAGGCGAGCGGCGTACCGACGGGAAATCATGGTCTTTTCCACAAGTACGGCATCGAAGCGCTTACGCTCGAAGCGGTCAAGCGGGAAcggacgcagcagcagcagtttcaGGAGGTCGGTTCGATGCTGCGCATCATCGAGGGAATTAGCCGCAGCTTGAACAATCTGCTGGAGCGCTTTCATCAGAGCTTTTTCTTCTATCTGCTCGTCTCGAACGATCGGTTCGTATCGATCGGCGACTACATGCCCAGTCTGGCACTGATGGCGGGTGCGCTGCTAATCAAAGCGTTCATCCACTACCTCTCGCTGTACTACACCGGGGACAATGATGAGACCGAAAAGAGCGAGGAAACGGATGCGGTAGAAACGAAACAGAAGGCTGGAAATATCGACATAGGGTATTTCTCCGTCGGGATCGTCCTGCTGGTAGCGCATACGATCGGTGCGCTGGTTGTGCTTCTGCCACAAAGCAAAGCCGTAAGCCACTATCTACACGAGGCCGAGCTCTCCACACAGTTCGGACTGTTCAGTTTGTTCGTGGCCGTACTGGTAGTGGCCCTTACCCTTCCGGCGTTCTGTTCACTGAGTGGCATCAACGGGGAAGCGTTACATGTGGCCGTACTGCTCGAGCTCGGCACCGTACTGTTGGCGGTGGGAATGCTCAACTTTTCCCTCGGGTTCAGCCTTTCCGTGCTGCTCGTACCTTTCATTATTCTTATCCGACCGGTAGCATCACGTGGTGCGATGTT CCTTTCCCGTCTGTGCTGCTTGCTGATAAACCCGCTGGTGGTGCTGTACTGCGTGCTGCTTGCTCTCACGTGGTATCTGTTTCCCGAGCTAGCTTTAAAGCCAATGCTTAACAAAGCCCTTACAGCCACGATGGATGCACTGACGTTCTCTGTGGTGGATTCAATG ATCTATGGTAACTGGCTGTTCGATATGGTATCGCTCATCTTCGTCCCATGCTGGGTATTGCTGTGGGTACTTCTCTTCCCAAAGACTGCCACAAACGATCGACAAACGGTGGGGCGATAA
- the LOC120904297 gene encoding uncharacterized protein LOC120904297 yields the protein MALCNPFSVATGEYKNSQPYCPGEPLFPAYSHAADSSTNSSNNNYNSNVGGLSDFSYNSITTTPTDASISTTAICAASTPLYEGSVRRKLFKKTPKPQQLSKLASVLKPYSSGLALHNVLSPAMPEITVAKQRDLEFKAEIVVNATRYEAIGQNKKIAKANVSEMVLRDLFLQHLSARGDEEQQLDEVEPNSYEALLMTNVTSFAVHKLLEEWNASLLAVNWQPTVSSPTADGIKIRSQLPPNPTSYVPTSLLVFMVPQAKFEDDGVKILGSTDQKIYKARARVDEQCFFGTGSSKKLARVAAAKDACKTLFGVEY from the coding sequence ATGGCATTGTGCAATCCGTTCAGTGTTGCCACGGGAGAATACAAGAACAGTCAGCCGTACTGCCCAGGGGAGCCACTATTTCCAGCGTATTCACACGCTGCGGATAGtagcaccaacagcagcaacaacaactacaacagcaACGTGGGTGGTCTTTCTGACTTCAGCTACAACTCCATCACGACCACCCCCACCGATGCAAGCATTAGCACCACTGCTATCTGCGCCGCCAGCACTCCGCTGTACGAAGGGTCAGTTCGCCGTAAGCTGTTCAAAAAAACGCCCAAACCACAGCAACTCTCCAAGCTGGCCAGTGTGCTGAAACCGTACAGCTCCGGTCTCGCGTTGCACAATGTACTCAGCCCAGCCATGCCGGAGATCACCGTCGCCAAGCAGCGGGATCTTGAATTCAAGGCGGAGATCGTCGTCAATGCGACCCGCTACGAAGCGATCGGGCAGAACAAAAAGATAGCGAAAGCTAATGTGTCCGAGATGGTGCTGCGTGAcctttttttgcaacatttgtcGGCCCGGGGCGACGAGGAGCAGCAGCTTGACGAAGTCGAGCCAAACTCCTACGAAGCGTTGCTGATGACGAATGTGACCTCGTTTGCCGTCCACAAACTGCTTGAGGAGTGGAACGCGAGCCTGCTGGCTGTGAACTGGCAGCCGACCGTTTCGAGCCCGACGGCCGACGGCATCAAGATCCGGTCCCAGCTTCCTCCGAATCCGACCAGCTACGTTCCGACCTCGCTGCTGGTGTTCATGGTGCCGCAGGCGAAGTTCGAGGATGATGGAGTAAAGATCCTCGGGTCCACGGATCAGAAGATCTACAAGGCACGGGCACGGGTGGACGAGCAGTGCTTTTTCGGCACGGGGTCGTCGAAAAAGTTGGCCCGCGTGGCGGCAGCAAAGGACGCGTGCAAGACACTGTTCGGGGTTGAGTACTAG